The following are encoded together in the Tamandua tetradactyla isolate mTamTet1 chromosome 14, mTamTet1.pri, whole genome shotgun sequence genome:
- the KLHDC2 gene encoding kelch domain-containing protein 2 isoform X1, with translation MADGREEPRADDLPGPALESGEGPEPACPAERSGHVAVSDGRHMFVWGGYKSNQVRGLYDFYLPREEIWIYNMETGRWKKINTEGDVPPSMSGSCAVCVDRVLYLFGGHHSRGNTNKFYMLDSRSTDRVLQWERIDCQGIPPSSKDKLGVWVYKNKLIFFGGYGYLPEDKVLGTFEFDETSFWNSSHPRGWNDHVHILDTETYTWSQPITTGKAPSPRAAHACATVGNKGFVFGGRYRDARMNDLHHLNLDTWEWNELIPQGICPVGRSWHSLTPVSSDHLFLFGGFTTDKQPLSDAWTYCISKNEWIKFNHPYTEKPRLWHTACASDEGEVIVFGGCANNLLVHHRAAHSNEILIFSVQPKSLVRLSLEAVICFKEMLANSWNCLPKHLLHSVNQRFGSNNTCGS, from the exons ATGGCTGACGGCCGCGAGGAGCCGCGGGCGGACGACCTGCCGGGGCCGGCGCTCGAGAGCGGCGAGGGCCCGGAGCCCGCCTGCCCGGCCGAGCGCAGCGGCCACGTCGCTGTCAGCGACGGCCGCCACATGTTCGTCTGGGGCGGCTACAAG agtaatcaAGTCAGAGGATTATACGACTTTTATCTGCCTAGAGAAGAGATATGGATCTACAACATGGAGACTGGAAGATG gaagaaaataaacactgAAGGTGATGTTCCTCCTTCTATGTCAGGGAGCTGTGCTGTGTGTGTAGATAGAGTACTATACTTGTTTGGAGGACACCATTCAAGAGGCAATACAAATAAG TTTTACATGCTGGATTCAAGGTCTACAGACAGAGTGTTACAGTGGGAAAGAATTGATTGCCAAGGAATTCCTCCATCATCAAAGGACAAACTTGGTGTCTGGGTATATAAAAACAA GTTAATATTTTTTGGAGGCTATGGATATTTACCTGAAGATAAAGTACTGGGAACTTTTGAATTTGATGAAACGTCTTTTTGG AATTCAAGTCATCCAAGAGGATGGAATGATCATGTACATATTTTAGACACAGAAACATATACCTGGAGCCAGCCTATTACTACT GGTAAAGCGCCCTCACCTCGTGCTGCCCATGCCTGTGCAACTGTGGGAAACAAAGGTTTTGTGTTTGGAGGCAGGTATCGA GATGCTCGAATGAATGACCTTCACCATCTTAATCTGGATACATGGGAGTGGAATGAATT AATTCCACAAGGCATATGCCCAGTTGGCCGATCTTGGCACTCACTAACACCAGTTTCTTCAGATCATCTTTTTCTATTTGGAGGATTTACCACTGACAAGCAGCCACTAA GTGATGCCTGGACTTACTGCATCAgtaaaaatgaatggataaagttTAATCATCCCTATACTGAAAAACCAAG ATTATGGCATACAGCTTGTGCTAGTGATGAAGGAGAAGTTATTGTTTTTGGTGGATGTGCCAACAACCTGCTTGTCCATCACAGAGCT GCACACAGCAATGAAATACTTATATTTTCAGTTCAACCAAAATCTCTTGTACG GCTAAGTTTAGAAGCTGTCATTTGCTTTAAAGAAATGTTAGCCAATTCATGGAACTGCCTTCCAAAACACTTACTTCACAGTGTTAATCAGAGGTTTGGTAGTAACAACACTTGCGGATCTTGA
- the KLHDC2 gene encoding kelch domain-containing protein 2 isoform X2 — protein sequence MVNRVCVLGIIIRREMMQNKALAFCIRTSYLHSESNQVRGLYDFYLPREEIWIYNMETGRWKKINTEGDVPPSMSGSCAVCVDRVLYLFGGHHSRGNTNKFYMLDSRSTDRVLQWERIDCQGIPPSSKDKLGVWVYKNKLIFFGGYGYLPEDKVLGTFEFDETSFWNSSHPRGWNDHVHILDTETYTWSQPITTGKAPSPRAAHACATVGNKGFVFGGRYRDARMNDLHHLNLDTWEWNELIPQGICPVGRSWHSLTPVSSDHLFLFGGFTTDKQPLSDAWTYCISKNEWIKFNHPYTEKPRLWHTACASDEGEVIVFGGCANNLLVHHRAAHSNEILIFSVQPKSLVRLSLEAVICFKEMLANSWNCLPKHLLHSVNQRFGSNNTCGS from the exons ATGGTAAACCGCGTCTGTGTGTTAGGAATTATCATCAGAAGGGAAATGATGCAAAACAAGGCACTTGCATTTTGCATAAGGACTTCATACTTGCATTCTGAG agtaatcaAGTCAGAGGATTATACGACTTTTATCTGCCTAGAGAAGAGATATGGATCTACAACATGGAGACTGGAAGATG gaagaaaataaacactgAAGGTGATGTTCCTCCTTCTATGTCAGGGAGCTGTGCTGTGTGTGTAGATAGAGTACTATACTTGTTTGGAGGACACCATTCAAGAGGCAATACAAATAAG TTTTACATGCTGGATTCAAGGTCTACAGACAGAGTGTTACAGTGGGAAAGAATTGATTGCCAAGGAATTCCTCCATCATCAAAGGACAAACTTGGTGTCTGGGTATATAAAAACAA GTTAATATTTTTTGGAGGCTATGGATATTTACCTGAAGATAAAGTACTGGGAACTTTTGAATTTGATGAAACGTCTTTTTGG AATTCAAGTCATCCAAGAGGATGGAATGATCATGTACATATTTTAGACACAGAAACATATACCTGGAGCCAGCCTATTACTACT GGTAAAGCGCCCTCACCTCGTGCTGCCCATGCCTGTGCAACTGTGGGAAACAAAGGTTTTGTGTTTGGAGGCAGGTATCGA GATGCTCGAATGAATGACCTTCACCATCTTAATCTGGATACATGGGAGTGGAATGAATT AATTCCACAAGGCATATGCCCAGTTGGCCGATCTTGGCACTCACTAACACCAGTTTCTTCAGATCATCTTTTTCTATTTGGAGGATTTACCACTGACAAGCAGCCACTAA GTGATGCCTGGACTTACTGCATCAgtaaaaatgaatggataaagttTAATCATCCCTATACTGAAAAACCAAG ATTATGGCATACAGCTTGTGCTAGTGATGAAGGAGAAGTTATTGTTTTTGGTGGATGTGCCAACAACCTGCTTGTCCATCACAGAGCT GCACACAGCAATGAAATACTTATATTTTCAGTTCAACCAAAATCTCTTGTACG GCTAAGTTTAGAAGCTGTCATTTGCTTTAAAGAAATGTTAGCCAATTCATGGAACTGCCTTCCAAAACACTTACTTCACAGTGTTAATCAGAGGTTTGGTAGTAACAACACTTGCGGATCTTGA